In Plantibacter sp. PA-3-X8, one DNA window encodes the following:
- a CDS encoding glucosamine-6-phosphate deaminase, with the protein MAEVVIVGDSGAAGALVAEAIVALIEERPDAVLGLATGSTPLPVYEALAARSQGLDLSQVRGFALDEYVGLPAGHPESYRSVITREVVEPLGLVPERIQVPNGAAETIQHAGADYEAAIQAAGGVDLQILGIGTDGHIGFNEPGSSFASLTRVKTLTEQTRRDNARFFDSIDDVPMHCITQGLGTILRARHLVLLAFGAGKAAAIAAALEGPLSANLPGSAVQLHPRATVVLDEAAASELQHADYYRYAYANKPAWQGI; encoded by the coding sequence ATGGCTGAAGTCGTGATCGTGGGGGACAGCGGTGCAGCAGGCGCCCTCGTCGCGGAGGCGATCGTCGCCCTGATCGAGGAGCGTCCAGACGCCGTCCTCGGACTGGCGACGGGTTCGACACCGCTCCCCGTCTATGAGGCGCTCGCCGCACGCTCGCAGGGCCTCGACCTCTCGCAGGTGCGCGGGTTCGCCCTCGACGAGTACGTCGGCCTGCCGGCCGGGCACCCCGAGTCGTACCGTTCCGTCATCACGCGTGAGGTCGTCGAGCCACTCGGCCTCGTGCCCGAGCGCATCCAGGTGCCGAACGGTGCGGCCGAGACCATCCAGCACGCCGGCGCCGACTACGAAGCGGCGATCCAGGCCGCCGGTGGCGTCGACCTGCAGATCCTCGGCATCGGCACCGACGGCCACATCGGGTTCAACGAGCCGGGCTCGTCGTTCGCCTCGCTCACCCGCGTGAAGACCCTGACAGAGCAGACCCGCCGGGACAACGCACGGTTCTTCGACTCGATCGACGACGTACCCATGCACTGCATCACCCAGGGACTCGGCACTATCCTCCGCGCGAGACACCTCGTCCTCCTCGCCTTCGGTGCGGGGAAGGCCGCTGCGATCGCCGCCGCGCTCGAGGGACCGCTCTCCGCGAACCTCCCCGGTTCGGCCGTGCAGCTGCACCCGCGTGCCACGGTGGTCCTCGACGAAGCGGCGGCGTCCGAGCTGCAGCACGCCGACTACTACCGCTACGCGTACGCAAACAAGCCCGCCTGGCAGGGCATCTGA
- a CDS encoding AzlD domain-containing protein has translation MNQSMLVLVGIVILAVGTYTFRLAGPLLRTRTEVSERVETLLADAAIVLLMAVLTTTALTQDQQFAGFARLSGVLVAGVLAWRNAPFVVIVLVAALTTALLRLAGVA, from the coding sequence ATGAACCAGTCGATGCTCGTGCTGGTCGGGATCGTGATCCTCGCGGTGGGCACCTACACGTTCCGCCTGGCCGGGCCACTCCTGCGGACCCGCACCGAGGTCTCGGAACGGGTCGAGACGCTGCTCGCGGACGCCGCCATCGTCCTGCTCATGGCGGTCCTCACGACCACGGCCCTGACCCAGGACCAGCAGTTCGCGGGATTCGCGCGACTCTCGGGCGTCCTGGTGGCCGGCGTCCTCGCGTGGAGGAACGCGCCGTTCGTCGTCATCGTCCTCGTGGCAGCCCTCACCACGGCGCTCCTCCGCCTGGCGGGCGTCGCCTGA
- a CDS encoding AzlC family ABC transporter permease: protein MRSIWGHLGRPTTRAIALVCIADGLVGISYGAVAVHSGIQPWVVLALALLVLAGASEILFVGIVAAGGSPLTAALAGLLVNARHLPFGLAIHEVVGTGWRRVLGTHLLNDESVVFALDQDTLERKRAAFWACGLGILLCWPAGAALGAFAGTVIEDTDAIGLDVMFPAVLLALIFPALRERRTRRAALVGAVVAVAATPFLPAGIPVLLSLVGLLFGFGRKQPKPEVTA from the coding sequence GTGCGTTCGATATGGGGTCACCTCGGCCGGCCGACCACGCGGGCCATCGCGCTGGTCTGCATCGCCGACGGGCTGGTCGGCATCTCCTACGGAGCCGTCGCCGTGCACTCGGGCATCCAGCCCTGGGTCGTGCTGGCGCTCGCCTTGCTCGTCCTCGCCGGCGCATCGGAGATCCTGTTCGTCGGAATCGTCGCGGCCGGCGGGAGTCCGCTCACCGCGGCCCTGGCAGGGTTGCTCGTGAACGCCCGTCACCTGCCGTTCGGCCTCGCGATCCACGAGGTCGTCGGTACGGGCTGGCGTCGCGTGCTCGGGACGCACCTCCTCAACGACGAGTCCGTCGTCTTCGCGCTCGACCAGGACACCCTGGAGCGGAAGCGCGCCGCGTTCTGGGCGTGTGGCCTCGGCATCCTCCTCTGCTGGCCGGCGGGCGCGGCACTCGGAGCCTTCGCCGGCACGGTGATCGAGGACACGGACGCCATCGGACTCGACGTCATGTTCCCCGCCGTCCTGCTCGCCCTCATCTTCCCCGCCCTCCGCGAGCGCCGGACGCGCCGAGCCGCACTCGTCGGCGCGGTCGTCGCCGTCGCCGCGACGCCGTTCCTCCCTGCGGGGATCCCCGTCCTGTTGTCGCTCGTCGGTCTCCTGTTCGGCTTCGGCCGGAAGCAGCCGAAGCCGGAGGTCACCGCATGA
- a CDS encoding helix-turn-helix domain-containing protein: protein MPQLEPSDDGAPHAAVAAALTRERQRTGLSLAEVARRAGIAKSTLSQLEAGLGNPSLETLWALSVTLDVPFARLVEPVRRPVQVIRAGEGPTLAASGADYVATVLSACPPNARRDIYRIVVEPGEPRRSEPHMPGVVEHWILSTGRASVGPVGEEVELGPGDYLAHAGDVPHVFEALEPGTTAVVVTEHV, encoded by the coding sequence ATGCCGCAGCTCGAACCATCCGACGACGGAGCACCGCACGCTGCGGTCGCGGCGGCGCTGACCCGCGAGCGGCAGCGCACCGGCCTGTCACTCGCGGAGGTGGCCCGTCGAGCCGGGATCGCGAAGTCGACCCTCTCGCAGCTGGAGGCGGGGCTCGGGAACCCGAGTCTCGAGACCCTCTGGGCGCTCAGCGTCACCCTCGACGTCCCGTTCGCCCGCCTGGTCGAGCCAGTGCGGCGACCGGTCCAGGTGATCCGTGCCGGTGAGGGGCCGACCCTCGCCGCGTCCGGGGCGGATTACGTCGCGACGGTGCTGTCCGCGTGCCCGCCGAACGCCCGACGCGACATCTACCGCATCGTCGTCGAACCGGGGGAGCCGAGGCGTTCGGAGCCGCACATGCCGGGCGTCGTCGAGCACTGGATCCTCAGCACCGGTCGCGCGTCCGTCGGACCCGTCGGCGAGGAGGTCGAACTCGGACCGGGGGACTACCTCGCCCACGCCGGGGACGTGCCGCACGTCTTCGAGGCACTCGAGCCGGGCACGACCGCCGTGGTGGTCACCGAGCACGTCTGA
- a CDS encoding transcription antiterminator, with protein MVDSVERFARTARRPTDGEGIVAREKHDRMLGYLAGRDGWTTATEVAEVLGVTPRSVRSYVTAVNTRTAPHDVVESGPNGYRLNADGYAVYRRRAASAFESETPRDRLYGLVRLLISAPSGIDVHETAQRLHVSESTVEGDLGRVRAMLADTALTLDRSGSTVTMAGGETERRRLLSRMFRDETDRGIVELEALQRAFAPNEFSPFKGELLEALTARGYYVNEYGIANVLLHIAIAIDRVTKDRPAEPADHAPRTPEVEAVAEDLARLVDAHFHVALGEGDLVYLSYLLVTRVVTPGSGAPAEVLVDDYVNQDDLAAVRQAVDRAGREYLVDLSDEDFIVRLTLHVQNLIRRAQDQSYSRNPLTRSIKTSYPMIYELAVFIASQLQRHGSIIINDDEIAYIAMHVGAQLEQKARKEALLGSTIVSAGYYDMHEVLRRRVESQLGDVLDVRSVITRTDVDWAAIDTDLVLTTIEPPAPADGIVVIQPFLTAADVERVRTAVSRVRRSSRLSEITDELLQYFHPDLFLRNARAEDEEGMIRLLGERMIARGIIDESYLTAAIERERMSSTAFTDTLAVPHAMAMTAHSTAIAIAVNETPMEWGGARVSVVALVAFSESGRAAFQTVFDQFVEVFSERSSVARIIRRSEDFAGFIDELVHVIDG; from the coding sequence GGAGCGTCCGCAGCTACGTCACTGCGGTCAACACGCGCACCGCGCCGCACGATGTCGTCGAGTCCGGGCCGAACGGGTATCGGCTGAACGCCGACGGCTATGCGGTCTACCGGCGACGAGCCGCATCGGCGTTCGAATCGGAGACGCCCCGGGATCGGCTGTACGGGCTCGTCCGGTTGCTCATCAGCGCACCCTCGGGAATCGACGTGCACGAGACGGCACAGCGGCTCCACGTCAGCGAGTCGACCGTCGAGGGCGACCTGGGCCGGGTCCGCGCCATGCTCGCCGACACCGCCCTCACGCTCGACCGTTCCGGATCGACGGTGACGATGGCGGGCGGTGAGACCGAGCGGAGACGTCTCCTCAGCCGGATGTTCCGCGACGAGACCGATCGCGGCATCGTCGAACTCGAGGCGCTCCAACGCGCGTTCGCGCCGAACGAGTTCAGCCCGTTCAAGGGCGAGCTGCTCGAGGCGTTGACCGCGCGCGGTTACTACGTGAACGAGTACGGCATCGCGAACGTCCTGCTCCACATCGCGATCGCCATCGACCGCGTCACGAAGGACCGGCCGGCGGAGCCCGCAGACCATGCCCCGCGCACCCCGGAGGTCGAGGCGGTCGCGGAGGATCTGGCGCGGCTCGTCGACGCCCACTTCCACGTCGCGCTCGGCGAGGGCGACCTCGTGTACCTCAGCTACCTGCTCGTGACACGGGTGGTGACGCCGGGCAGTGGGGCTCCCGCTGAGGTCCTCGTCGACGACTACGTCAACCAGGACGACCTCGCCGCGGTCCGTCAGGCCGTCGACCGTGCCGGCCGCGAGTACCTCGTCGACCTCTCCGACGAGGACTTCATCGTCCGGCTCACCCTCCACGTCCAGAACCTCATCCGTCGTGCACAGGACCAGTCCTACTCACGCAATCCCCTGACCCGCTCGATCAAGACCTCATACCCGATGATCTACGAGCTCGCGGTCTTCATCGCCAGCCAACTGCAGCGGCACGGCTCGATCATCATCAACGACGACGAGATCGCCTACATCGCCATGCACGTCGGTGCCCAGCTCGAGCAGAAGGCCCGCAAGGAGGCCCTCCTCGGCTCCACGATCGTCTCCGCCGGCTACTACGACATGCACGAGGTGCTGCGCCGACGCGTCGAATCGCAGCTGGGCGACGTCCTCGACGTCCGATCCGTCATCACCCGCACCGATGTCGACTGGGCCGCCATCGACACCGACCTCGTGCTCACGACGATCGAGCCACCGGCCCCTGCCGACGGCATCGTCGTCATCCAACCGTTCCTCACCGCGGCCGACGTGGAGCGCGTCCGCACTGCGGTCAGCCGCGTCCGACGATCGTCCCGCTTGTCGGAGATCACCGACGAACTGCTGCAGTACTTCCACCCGGACCTCTTCCTCCGGAACGCGCGTGCCGAGGACGAGGAGGGCATGATCCGCCTGCTCGGCGAGCGCATGATCGCCCGGGGGATCATCGACGAGAGCTACCTCACCGCGGCGATCGAGCGGGAGCGCATGTCGTCGACGGCGTTCACCGACACGTTGGCCGTGCCGCACGCCATGGCGATGACCGCGCACTCGACGGCCATCGCGATCGCCGTGAACGAGACGCCGATGGAGTGGGGCGGAGCGCGCGTGAGCGTCGTCGCACTCGTGGCGTTCAGTGAATCGGGTCGCGCCGCGTTCCAGACGGTGTTCGACCAGTTCGTCGAGGTGTTCTCGGAGCGCTCGAGCGTCGCCCGGATCATCCGCCGTTCCGAGGACTTCGCCGGCTTCATCGACGAGCTCGTGCACGTCATCGACGGCTGA